In Musa acuminata AAA Group cultivar baxijiao chromosome BXJ2-8, Cavendish_Baxijiao_AAA, whole genome shotgun sequence, one genomic interval encodes:
- the LOC135619807 gene encoding calcium uptake protein, mitochondrial-like, whose product MWLLLVSTLRRSAIRSRSTYARFGSFAAAEKGRGPSDRDLGAIGSAVVGVLAVGASGLGLWLVSSSSYFPGSSLYFADSDLAQKEPDLRIVSNDAKIEKKPKFLLPDSYRRRVFFNYEKRIRLRSSPEKIFKYFATSKNTKGEICMTPADFMRAVVTVFPPSESNIVREGYLRGERVPGELHCAPSSFFMLFDTDSDGLISFPEYIFFVTLLSIPESSFSVAFKMFDLDNNGEIKREEFMKVIGFMHSYNRQGVSHSNGLRFGLKVGGFIENGGLLQSFFGKDGTGCLQHDTFVQFLRDLHDEIVHLEFAHYDFKSRGTISAKDFALSMVASADMNHINKLLDQVDELDNNPSVRDIRITFEEFKAFAELRKRLKPLTLAIFSYGEVNGLLTKQDFIRAASHVCGVSLTENVVEIIFHIFDTNRDGSLSSEEFLRAVQRRETDIREPSSTGIMGLLSCWLHCRRHCSLSQLFG is encoded by the exons ATGTGGCTTCTCCTTGTTTCGACCCTGCGTAGATCGGCGATCCGAAGTCGGAGCACGTACGCGCGGTTCGGCAGCTTCGCAGCGGCTGAGAAGGGGCGCGGACCGTCCGATCGTGATCTCGGGGCAATCGGGAGCGCGGTCGTGGGGGTATTGGCCGTCGGTGCATCGGGGCTTGGACTCTGGTTGGTTTCTTCATCCTCATATTTCCCCGGTTCTTCCCTTTACTTCGCCGACTCCGATTTGGCGCAGAAGGAGCCCGACCTTCGGATCGTGTCAAATGATGCGAAGATAGAAAAGAAGCCCAAGTTTCTGTTACCAG ATTCATATCGTAGAAGGGTGTTCTTCAACTATGAGAAACGGATAAGATTGCGAAGTTCTCCTGAAAAG attttcaaatattttGCAACATCTAAGAACACAAAAGGAGAAATATGTATGACACCTGCAGATTTTATGCGAGCAGTTGTTACTGTTTTTCCTCCATCAGAATCCAATATTGTTAGAGAAGGATATTTGAGAGGGGAGCGTGTTCCTGGGGAATTGCATTGCGCGCCATCTTCCTTTTTTATGCTTTTTGATACTGATAGTGATGGACTAATATCCTTCCCAGA GTACATATTCTTTGTGACCTTGCTTAGCATTCCTGAATCAAGCTTCAGTGTggctttcaaaatgtttgatcttGACAATAATGG AGAGATAAAAAGAGAAGAGTTTATGAAAGTGATAGGATTTATGCATTCTTATAATAGACAAGGGGTTTCTCATAGTAATGGCCTTCGCTTTGGTCTAAAAGTTGGTGGCTTTATTGAGAATGGTGGTCTGCTGCAATCTTTCTTTGGCAAGGATGGGACAGGCTGCCTCCAACATGATACATTTGTTCAATTTCTTAGGGACTTACATGATGAG ATTGTGCATTTGGAATTTGCACATTATGACTTCAAGTCAAGGGGAACTATTTCAGCTAAGGATTTTGCACTATCAATGGTTGCTTCAGCAGACATGAACCATATAAACAAGTTACTAGATCAAGTGGATGAATTGGATAATAACCCTTCTGTGAGAGATATTCGTATTACCTTTGAG GAATTCAAGGCTTTTGCAGAACTACGTAAAAGATTGAAACCCTTGACTCTAGCTATCTTTAGTTACGGGGAAGTGAATGGCTTGTTGACAAAGCAGGACTTTATACGAGCAGCATCCCAT GTTTGTGGTGTCTCTTTGACTGAAAACGTGGTTGAGATCATCTTCCACATCTTTGACACAAATCGCGATGGGAGCTTAAGCTCGGAGGAGTTCTTAAGAGCCGTGCAACGACGAGAAACTGATATTCGCGAGCCTAGCTCAACAGGCATCATGGGGCTCTTATCATGCTGGCTGCACTGCAGAAGGCACTGCTCCTTGTCACAACTATTTGGTTAA